The genomic segment TCCAGCCGCCCTCGAACACGACGAGGCGAACGGTGTGGATGCCCCGCGGCAGGTCAACCGCGGTCGTGACCTCTTTCCAGTCGTACCAGCCGCCAGTCGACCCGAACTCGAACCGTCGGAGCGGGTCGTCGTCGACGACGACACCGAGGTCGCCGCCGCCGAAGCTGTCGGCCGCGGCGACGTGGATGGTCAGTTCGTACGTCCCGGCCTCCTGGATGTAGACGTCGTAGGCGAGCCACTCGTCGCTCGCGAGCCAGTCGATTTCGCCGTCGCCGCTGAGCGGGGTATCGACCGCGTTCCACCGGTCGGCGTGGTGGTACTGGTGGTAGGCACCCACGCTGATGGTCCCGGGGACCTCGTGGCGCTCGATACCGGGCTGTTCGTGCGCCCCGTGGACCCGCCGGTCGCGGCCGCGACGCTCGCCGCCGCGCTGAACTACGCCGCCGTCAGGCTGTCTCGTCACTTCGGAGCGGCGGTCGTCTGGGTCCCCCATCGCTGAACTGTACATACAGCCACTACCATAAAATATTTGTCACTATTTCAGCTATTGATAAATAGACCTCGTATCTGCCCTAATTTATCAGTAGCCGGGTCGAAATTGAGCTGCGTGGCTATCTCCGGCGATAACGACGGCGGGCGGAGTCCGGCAGCGCGGGGACGACCCGTTTCGGTCGAGACGAATCGTGGTTTTGGTGAACCAAAAGAAAGTTCACTGCCCGACCCTTCGATATAGCCAATGGGACAAACCGATATCGAACACCTCGACGTGGCGGCCATCAGGGAGGAGTACCCCATCCTCCAGCGGGAGTTCGGTGGCGAGCAACTCGTCTATCTCGACAACGCGGCGACGACGCAGACGCCCGACCGAGTCGTCGACACCATCGCGGACTACTACCGACACACCAACGCCAACGTCCACCGCGGCCTCCACCAGCTGAGCCAGGAGGCCTCCGTCGCCTACGAGGACGCCCACGACCGCGTCGCCGACTTTATCGGCGCCTCCGGCGGGCGTGAGGAGATCGTCTTCACGAAGAACACCACCGAGAGCGAGAACCTCGTCGCCTACGCCTGGGGCCTGAACGAACTCGGCCCGGAGGACGAGGTCGTCCTCACCGAGATGGAACACCACGCCTCGCTCGTGACGTGGCAGCAAATCTGCAAGAAGACCGGCGCCACCTGCCGCTACATCGAGGTTCAGGACGACGGCACGCTCGATATGGACCACGCCCACGAGCTCATCGGCGACGACACCGCCATGGTCAGCGTCGTCCACGTCTCGAACACGCTGGGGACGGTGAACCCCGTCTCCGAACTCGCGGACATCGCCCACGACCACGACGCCTACATCTTCGTCGACGGCGCCCAGTCGGTGCCGAACCGACCCGTCGACGTGGAGGCCATCGACGCCGACTTCCTCGCGTTCTCCGGCCACAAGATGGCCGGACCGACCGGTATCGGCGTCCTCTACGGCAAGAAACACATCTTGGAGGAGATGGAGCCGTATCTGTTCGGCGGGATGATGATAAACAAGGTCACCTTCGAGGACTCGACGTGGCACGAGCTCCCGTGGAAGTTCGAGGCCGGCACGCCCGTCATCTGTCAGGGCATCGCGCTGGCGGAGGCCTGTGACTACCTCGACGATATCGGCATGGATGCGATTCGCCGCCACGAGAACGAACTCGCCCAGTACGCCATCGAACAGCTGGAGGGCGAGGGCGACATCGACATCCTCGGCCCGCCCGCCGGCGTCGAACGGGGCGGTCTGGTCTCTTTCAACCTGAACTCCGTCCACGCCCACGACCTCTCCTCGATTCTGAACGACTCGGCCGTGGCCATCAGAGCGGGCGACCACTGTACCCAGCCGCTGCACGACAAGCTCGGCGTCCCGGCCTCCGCGCGAGCGTCCTTCTACGTCTACAACACGAAAGAGGAAGTCGACAAGCTCGTGGAAGCGATAGACGACGCTCGGCAGCTGTTCGCGTAAGGCGAGGGACGCGACTGTACGGAGCGGCCCTCGAAAGGAGCGGTGGAACCGCGAGCAGGGAGTGTCGTCGCCCATCGACGACGTTCTCGGTGAACGGAGTGAGCCGAGAGCCAGCGAGACGAGTGAAACGAGTCTCGCCAGGCTCGGCAGCCGTTCGCGTCGCCGTCTGCAGTCGTCATTGGCCTGAGAGACCGTAACTCACCGAACGAACACGGTGTACATCTTGTACGTGTCCGGACAGCCGCCGAGCCACGTCGTCCCAGCGTCGACCGATTTCCTGAACACCTGTCGGGTGCCGTCGTCGGTACCGATGGAGTCGCCGGTGTCGGTCCAGTCGTCGAGCCACGCCGGCCTCGACTCGGCGTCGTAGGCGACGAACACGTCGGCCGGCTCGGCGAGGTCGAGCCGGTAGCCCGACGGCCGCTCGATGCCGTTGTCCCCCTTCTCCGGGCGGAGGTAGGTGAGCCCGGTGTACTTGCCGGGCACGGCCCTGAACCGGGCGTCGTCGTAGACGTAGAGCCGTTCGCCCTGGTCGAGGGTCCCGAATTCGTAGACGGAGCCCTCGGCCGACTCGACCGCGCGGAGCGGGCCCTCCGTCTCGGTGCTGCCCGAACTGCCGCCGGCGAAGCCACCGACCACGTCCGACCGACGGCCCGCGTCGTCGGGCAGCGGTTGCCCCTCGACGGCGAGGCCGAACTCGTTCGACAGCTCGCGGTTCGATTTCCCGACGAACTCGGCCGGCGAGGCCTCCGTCAGGTCGCCCATGGCGTCCGTCCCGGCGTCACCGAGGTCGGCCTCGGTCGGATACGGGACGACGTCGGGGCGCTGGCTGTCGAAGTAAAGGGGCGTGCCGTCGAGTTCGACGCCGCCCGCCGGCGAGAAGACGCCGTAAATGTCGTCGTCAAGGTTCGTCCGCATGAACACCGAGGCGCGGCCGCCCTCGCCGAAGGTCACGTCCTCGATACGGACGTGCTGGGCGGGCGTCCAGCGGCGGTCCGTGCCGCCGCCGATGACGTGGACGTCGACGTCGTTGTCGAGCCGGCCGCCGGTGATGGGGCTCTCCCCGCGCGGTGGCGCGCGGATGCCGGTGAACCACCCCTCGATATCGGGGTTCTCGACACGGAGGTTCTGCGGGGCGTGGTTGCGGTTGATGCCGACGCCGCGGTGGCCGCCGGCGCCGTCGACGAGCGTCGGGTTCCGGACGACGACGTTTGCGCTGTACCGTATCGAGATACCGTTCTGGCCGCCCTGCGCGCCCCGGCCGTTGGGCACCCGGCGGCTGTCCCACGGGCTGTAGTGGGCGCCGACGTTGAACGCGGTGAACTCGTCGACGACGCTGTAGTGCTCGACCTCGTCGTGGGCGTCGGCGAAGCGGTGCCGGGAGATGTCTACGCCGCCGCCCGAGGCGAACGCGGTGTTGCCCGAGAACGAGCGGAGCTTCACCAGCGTGGAGGGGACCGCGCCGTCGGTGACCGCGTCGGACTGCAGCAGGCGGTCCTGCCCCGAGACGTTCTCGACGGGGAAGTTCGCGAAGTCGACGGTGATGCCCGAGAACCGTTCGGGCGCCATCTGCTCGTCAGGTTTCGGTCGGGTCCACCAGACGAAGCCGTGGTGGCGGTGGCCGGCGGCGACGTTGTCGTCGACGGCGACGCCCGGGCTCTGGAGCCAGAAGCCGTAGCCGCCGTGGCCGAAGTCGTCGGTGGCGCCCTCGCGGCCCTCGTGGAACTGCCGGCCGTCGGGGACGCCGCCGGTGCCGGTCGAGCGCAGCGCGAAGTTGCGCTCGAAGGAGCCTATCTCGTTGCCGACTTCGGCGACGAAGCCCGCGCCGAACACGTCGTGAGAGACGTTGTCGCGGAAGGCGACGTTGCTATGGTGGTTGACGTAGCCCCAGCCCGGGCTGCCGTCGACGACGCAGCCCTCGACGACGCGGGGCGCAGTGCTCGCATCGATGCCCGTCCGGTGGAAGTGACAGGCGTAGCGGGCCTTCGGGTTCGGCGTGTCGGGCTCCGGTGGCGTGCCGTTTTCCGGGTTCGTCACCGGGCGGGACTTGTCGGTCCGGCCCAGCGAGTCGAAGGCGGCGTGCTGGACCCGCACGTCCGTCGTCATGAACATCACGTGGCCGCGCCGTTTCGTCGCCTCCGAGGCCGACCGGAGGGTCACGTTGCGGTCCATCGCGGCGACGTAGGCGTCGAACTCCTCGCGCGGCGGCACGTGGTCGTGGGTCAGCGCCCCGTCGAGGTCGACCGTCGAACCCGAGACGCCGGCGACGGTCACCGACTCGTCACGGTTCTCGTCGGGCGTGACACCGGCGACCACGAGCGAATCGCCCTCGGCCCAGTCGGTCGGGCGCTCGGCGAGCGTTAGCGAGCTATCGCCGGCCGACGGCGGTGTCGCCCGCGCCCACGGCGTCCGTTCGGCGCCGGCGATTCGCACCGTCGACCCGGGGAGCGCGAGCAGGCCGCGGCTCACCCGTTCGGGGTCCCACGCTTCGTCGATCGCGCCGTCGTCGGTGAACTCGACGACGGCGCCGGCGCCGCGCTGGACCGGCTGCTCCGGCGTCCCGAGTTCGAGCGTCCCGGTCCCGGCGACGACCATCGTATCGACCAGCAGTCGCGTCGGCGCCGACGGGTCGACCCGCAGCCGGCCGTCGACCCGGACGGTCTTGAGCGCGGCGTCGAGCTCGCCCGCGAGTGTGACGGTCGTCCCCTCCGGAATCAGGACGCGGGCGCCGTCGCCCGGCACCGACGCGTTCCAGCTCCCGC from the Halomicroarcula saliterrae genome contains:
- a CDS encoding carbohydrate-binding protein, whose protein sequence is MGDPDDRRSEVTRQPDGGVVQRGGERRGRDRRVHGAHEQPGIERHEVPGTISVGAYHQYHHADRWNAVDTPLSGDGEIDWLASDEWLAYDVYIQEAGTYELTIHVAAADSFGGGDLGVVVDDDPLRRFEFGSTGGWYDWKEVTTAVDLPRGIHTVRLVVFEGGWKLKQLEFR
- a CDS encoding G8 domain-containing protein; its protein translation is MSEKGSSRRTFLKGAAAGGVGVTLAGGAYTQRERLLGAGANSLSDHDHIARLVSDDQVTHRATGGNWAEGGSWNASVPGDGARVLIPEGTTVTLAGELDAALKTVRVDGRLRVDPSAPTRLLVDTMVVAGTGTLELGTPEQPVQRGAGAVVEFTDDGAIDEAWDPERVSRGLLALPGSTVRIAGAERTPWARATPPSAGDSSLTLAERPTDWAEGDSLVVAGVTPDENRDESVTVAGVSGSTVDLDGALTHDHVPPREEFDAYVAAMDRNVTLRSASEATKRRGHVMFMTTDVRVQHAAFDSLGRTDKSRPVTNPENGTPPEPDTPNPKARYACHFHRTGIDASTAPRVVEGCVVDGSPGWGYVNHHSNVAFRDNVSHDVFGAGFVAEVGNEIGSFERNFALRSTGTGGVPDGRQFHEGREGATDDFGHGGYGFWLQSPGVAVDDNVAAGHRHHGFVWWTRPKPDEQMAPERFSGITVDFANFPVENVSGQDRLLQSDAVTDGAVPSTLVKLRSFSGNTAFASGGGVDISRHRFADAHDEVEHYSVVDEFTAFNVGAHYSPWDSRRVPNGRGAQGGQNGISIRYSANVVVRNPTLVDGAGGHRGVGINRNHAPQNLRVENPDIEGWFTGIRAPPRGESPITGGRLDNDVDVHVIGGGTDRRWTPAQHVRIEDVTFGEGGRASVFMRTNLDDDIYGVFSPAGGVELDGTPLYFDSQRPDVVPYPTEADLGDAGTDAMGDLTEASPAEFVGKSNRELSNEFGLAVEGQPLPDDAGRRSDVVGGFAGGSSGSTETEGPLRAVESAEGSVYEFGTLDQGERLYVYDDARFRAVPGKYTGLTYLRPEKGDNGIERPSGYRLDLAEPADVFVAYDAESRPAWLDDWTDTGDSIGTDDGTRQVFRKSVDAGTTWLGGCPDTYKMYTVFVR
- a CDS encoding aminotransferase class V-fold PLP-dependent enzyme, whose product is MGQTDIEHLDVAAIREEYPILQREFGGEQLVYLDNAATTQTPDRVVDTIADYYRHTNANVHRGLHQLSQEASVAYEDAHDRVADFIGASGGREEIVFTKNTTESENLVAYAWGLNELGPEDEVVLTEMEHHASLVTWQQICKKTGATCRYIEVQDDGTLDMDHAHELIGDDTAMVSVVHVSNTLGTVNPVSELADIAHDHDAYIFVDGAQSVPNRPVDVEAIDADFLAFSGHKMAGPTGIGVLYGKKHILEEMEPYLFGGMMINKVTFEDSTWHELPWKFEAGTPVICQGIALAEACDYLDDIGMDAIRRHENELAQYAIEQLEGEGDIDILGPPAGVERGGLVSFNLNSVHAHDLSSILNDSAVAIRAGDHCTQPLHDKLGVPASARASFYVYNTKEEVDKLVEAIDDARQLFA